CCACCACCCCCAGGCGCATCGGATTGACAGATCAGGGATGCAGAGGCGAGGCGGTGACAGTGCAGGGGCAGAGGCTGCTCAGCTGGCGGGCTAAGGTGGTGAGGCATGGCCACCTGGGGGTGTTGCTGCCTGGGAGGTGTAGGTTGGGCAGCTGGCATCGACAGCCAACGAAAAGGGCTGGAGCAAGCTAGTTGTAGTGCCAGAGGCAAGCAGTGGATGCCCATTCCCTGGTTTCTCATATGTCAGTTTTTGTCATTTTGTGATTGGGACCTGTGATCTCTGACTTcttttttgatattttgattAGTTTATTTGTCTATTTAGTTCATAATTGTTGATTAAGAATCATTTCGAAGGCTGGCTTAATGACTTTGATATGCTCTGTGCTAAATTGATCAGATCGTGCAAGAACAAAGACTGGACTGATCGTTCGGTTACCCAAATTGTCGGTTCATGAATTTGTGTTGGCAGCATCGGTTTCTCCTTTCTGAAGACCTTTGAAAGGCCGAACTAACCGGACCGAATTTTCGGTCTAGACCGAATATCCACCCCTAGACACAACTTGTTACAAATCTGTCATATTTTGTTTTTCTAACTCTGAACACACTGGAAACTACATGCAAAAACTTCATAATACGGTGTTGATTACGAAATTGCATTTTCTACTTGAATTTCATTGTCAGTTGCGAGATTTTGCATTTCCATTAAATGGAAAGACAGTTTGCAGAGTAAGTTATGAAGGGTCCACTTGCGCTTCACTATGCGAATGATGTTTGATGCCTCTTGTGCAATGAATGCAACACAATGCAATCATATAAAGTAAAATGTATACCATGGTTCATAACTTTTTACTGTTTGTGTGTTCATTGGTTATATTTCAGGCCAGTGGACACAGGACGAGTACCAAAACTTGTTTGATTTGGTGAACTTGGACTTGCGAGTGAAAGCTCATCAAGAGTATGATGCTGGTAATCGTAAGGTAAAATTTACTACTGTTCGACTGTTCGTTGGTGTATTCCAGGCCTGCTGTAATATTTTTACAACTTTTCATACTGTACGTTAGCTTGCATATTTGGCACTGTTCATTATTATTTCATCCCATCATTCCTTGTTATGAAGTAATTTACTTGCTTTTTGTGACAGTTAAGAGACAACATTGCATGGGAGGCTATTAGTGATAAATTGACAACCCGAAATCACAAGAATTGCTGCCTTAAGTGGTTAGTATTGAGCTACCTGCATTCCAGTACTTTATGTTTTCTTTTCCCAGCTGATTCCAGATCTGAGGTGCTGTGATCATATCATTATCTGTGCATCACATCAGATTTGTCTGGGCAATAATAATACCTAGAGTGTTTTTAAAATGAGAAATATATATCAtgagaaaaacatatatttttcttcacCTTAGGGGCATTTTAGTTATTTTAGGTCATAAAATTTGGTTGGCTTGGTATCTGTGCATGGTTAATACTTACAAGTGAAACCCCAAAACCAAGAGAGTAGTATACCTACGGTCTACGGTGCCTCCTTACATAGGGATctactttttcctattttttctGGATCCTTTCCTGATTTTCGTACTCTTTCATATGCTGCTGGGAACTCATGCTTTCTATTGTCATTGGATCCATTGGTATATAGCCAGCAGGCTGCGGGCCAACCATTGCTGTTGCTTCTAATCTTCTGCTGTGGCTGTGCGCATTATTACATCACATTGATTGGCCTAGTCGTCAAAAGAGAGTGTTGCTCACAGGCGAAATTGTTGAGGTTTTATGGCAATGTGCATTTGACAGAACTTTAACTAATCGATCCCATCCTTTTTGTACAGCTAAACCTGCTCTATCTTGCATAAATCTTATGCTTCTAGATGAATTTGCTATCATCAGAGTAGGTTGTTTGCTTGTACTTGTACATGTCGAATTAATTCAATCCACACTTTCAGGTACTACCAGTTAGCATCACCACTGGTTCAGAAAGGCATCTGGGCAGACACTGATGATTATCGATTGGTGGAAGCGTAAGTTTGTACAGATTTTTACCAAATTCATTGTTCTTTTCAAAATTTAATGCTATGTCCTTTATACCCGAGAGTTCTAAAATAGTAGTTGTTTCAGTTTTAATCTGGTTTTTGTCGAAATGTCCTTAAGCTTATTGATGGTACGGTTTGCACTTATTTTTGTTGATATGGAAGTGTGCATGTATATAATACTACAAATATTAGAAGTACTATGGATTTTTCACAAATTTGAGAGTTTTTGCTTTGCCTATCCTGTTTATGTTACCATGAGGTCACAAATTTGATGAAGAATTGGAAACTAGGCTTTGATttcattttcccttttttaatTACTGGCACTAGGGCACCTTAAGTTGTCTACCTTTGGTTTTAAACAAACGCACCGCTGACATAGAACCCAAGTAATGACTGATGAGTGTCAACTAATGGCATGAGAATCGGAAAATTTTTCTctattatttgaagttgtctATATGCTACACTATAATTTCATAGGAATCAAGGGAAATCCTTATCCTCAATGGGCATACTGCACAAGATAGCACATGCCATGACATGccatttaatttattgtgaAAGCTAATTTACAATTTAGGCTTTGCATTCAATGGACCGATGGAGCACATCTTCTCTTTCTTCAGAAAGCAGAGTTGGTCAGAAAGCATACTACCTAAACAAAATTCGATTGATGAGATGTTGAAATAGTAGATTGCTGTATTAGACTCTGATTGCTGCGATTGTTAATTAGTTTAAATGTTATTGATTTTCTTGGACTTTATTGGATTGGATTAGATAGtggattgtgtttttttttcagttttaggCCTCTTGTCTCCTCACGTTAAGTCTTGCTAGCATGAAATTTTATAACTAATCGCTGAATCTTCTTCCAGGCTTCAAAATGTTGATGCTGTTTGTGTTGAAGATATTGACTGGGATAACCTTCTTGATCACAGGTGAGTGCTCAAATATTTCTGATCTACCTTCAATCTTGTTTGTTCAGGGAAAAAAACTTCTTAGCCCCCTATAAAGTATTTGTTCTACGATTACTTTACCACCTCCTTCTTTAAAGTATGAAACCAGGTATTCAATCCCCTGAAGTATCAAACCCAGGTCAAATAATCTGCCCTACCCTGTATTTCAATGGAAACCTTGGGCTGCATGTCGCTACTCttcatgccttttttttttctctacattTGTATAATCGTATTAAGGAATTTAAGTTCACTATGGATGCACAATAGCATGTGCACTAGTTAAATGTGGGTTCTTTCATGCTGACCAGTTTGATTGCACCTGCCAGTCTTATAATGTGGAGACAGTAGTGCAGATCAGCAAGGTTTATTTTTTTGGTAATGAATGCAGATATTAGAGGCTTAGAGTTTTCCCTATAGAGGTACTTGTTACCTATAGTGATCGAAGTTGCATTCGAGGTATAATATTTGACTTGGGACTTGAAGAGAACCATACATTTTGCACTGTTGAGcaatctatcttttttttttctttttgctgaaAATATATGACGTTCTGTAGGCATTACCAAGAACCTATTTAAACCTTTTGAAATTGGCATGTATTTCCATGTGCGTTGAAGTTTGGTTCCATTTGGTTACAAATTTATAATAACGGAGTATTTCATTCACTCTACTAGGTCTGGAGAGGTTTGCCGTCAACGATGGAACGAGATGGTCCGCTATTTAGGTGGCCACAAGGAGAAGCCCTTCATTGAACAAGTGGAAGTGTTGTCGAAGCGCTACTGCCCAGAAATGGTTGACTATAGGGAAGGGGAAGCGTAGGAAATGTCATCCACCAAAACCTTCCCAATCCGTTGAAAGGATAGCAATAGCCGTCTTAGTTACATCTCGCCTCGTTCAAAGGATAGCATTAGCCGTCTTACATCTCGCCTGTTGTTGAAATGTGTTCTGTGGCCTGTACAAAATGTTTGGCTTTTGGAATGCATGGCACTGATGTTTAGCCGCCCAATGCACTTGGGAATTGTTTGGATAGGCCATCTATGTGCACACGGGCGACGACACTCATCCAGCAACCAGGGCACCCCCTACCCCCTCTCCCCGGGCCATGGTAAGCATGGCTGTGGCGTCCAATCATCTTCGTATGGAAAGTGCTGAACATTACGATTTAAACTATGATGGATGGAGTCATGAACCCTGTAATTTCGTCACACCACAGGTGCATTCTTTGTTGATCTGCCTGCTTTTGTGATCTTCCGTtttctttttcagatttttGTGACTAAGATCCTACTCATGTTTTAGCCATTCCTTTTCATTATTGTACATGTTAAGTTGCCcagatactctctccgtcctgagatagctatattttggtACTCTCTTCATCGTTCTTAAGATAGATATATTTTGGACTGCAGTGGGAGTATCATGGATTCATGGTGCATCTGATATGAAACACTTCCCATCGTCCCATGGCACATCTGAGATGTCGCATCAATTTACAAAGGCCCTATCCTATTGCCCTTTTGCATGTCCGTTTGCAAAAGGACTCGTACAGTTCTACTAGTGTGCTAAAAAGCTAGTAATGCACTGGAAGCTACCTTCTAAAATATGGGTGCGCTACAAACCAACTTGAACATATCAAAAGCAGATGTAGACTATATAAAGCACAAACCTGCGGACACGGGCACCCGTGAAAGACTTGCCTATTGATTGACCCGTCTCCATCAATATAGTGAGTCCATAGCATTTCCCCTCTTCCCAATAGCATAAGCACGAACCTTCTTGTAGTGTCTATCCAGCAAAAGAAGAGAAAACATATGCTATAGTGAGTTTCTCTCAGGCCATGGCTGATCTGAACCTTGTGttcttgttcttcctcctcttgtcTCCTCCCATCTTATCCggtcactctctctctctctctctcacacacacactctctctctctctgctactTGTTGCTCCTGACTCCAGTGAGTGCTTTTTCTCTATATCTGAATCTCTGACGAGTCCTTGTTTTTCTGTGTTGTGGCTATGGAATTGTTGATCAGATGGGGTGCTTCAGGTGATGGGAACATCGATGAATAGGAGGAGCTTGCTTCAGGCCAAGGGTGGTACGTATGGCCTCTCTATAACGACTTCTCTTCTTTGCACACAGCTCAAATGCTCAATTAGTTCTTTGTTAACATGGTCAGACCTTGTTAGCAGACTTATTATCTGAACTTGTTAACATGGTCAGGTGATGTGTACTTCTTGTTAGCAGAACTTGTTAGCAGACTTGTAATGTCACACCATAGGCCTCTATTAGTTCTTTTACTATTAAGGCAGTTCTGAATGATTTTGTCCAAGTTATTCATTCTAATGTATTTAGTCCACAGAGTTAGCGTACATGTTCGGCTGTGTGCACTCTTGATTCCGATTATATAGTTTAATAGTAAAAGAGAACTGGTTTCTGGTGGTACATCTAGAAAGAGAACTGATGAGGCCTCACAAGCTTTACTCCCAGCAAACAAGAGTAATAACTTGGTACCCTTATAATTCACTGGCCTTTCCAATCCCCCCTACAACTTAATTTAGTACGAAACAGTCTCCACAAGtttattttctcttccaactttTCACTTCTATCCAGTTTGCAGCATTTTCTCACGCCTTGGCCATAGGCCTCTATTGTGGTGAGGGAAGTTGCCCCTTGCAACCAAAGATGTGTACTTCAGCCTCCTTTAACCTTCTTTTTTTTGCACACTTTAATTCCACCAGCGTTATGGCATTAAAACCACGACAATAAACACATACCACATAAACAGTGTATCAAATCTCATACCCAATAAAAGAAGTGTTGTATTAAATTGATATAGGGGCAAATTTGCTCGCTACACTGGAGGTCCACAGGATGCCACAAATCGCTAACACGGCGAAAAATCAATGAAAACTAGATAGAGGTGGGAAGTTAGAAGAGAATATACTTATGGAAAGTGTTTTACACGAAATTAAGTTATAAGGAGGATATTGACTTGTAGGTGTTATTTGGATTTTCCCCTAAGCGAAAACTGTTTGGATTACGGACAGAAATTTGTCAACAAGGAGTTCATTGGATTTCTTAAACGGAATTGCTATTTTTTTGTCATAAGTTTTCTTAAAGGACgtaactacacagctagtggtagttAGTTTGTCTAAAtcagctaccactccatctataagagaccctatccacctatacttcaaataaatttttctcttaaactactcatccaatctatgatccgattacatcgttgtgttcgtaacaattaaatctttataataagatctcacatgattatattttgatgaaaaattataaattacttttagatttcactaaattacttcttcgacatataaaagtaaattcaataaagctcaaaagtaatttacatatattatagaagtaacttataacaaaaagaaagtaacttaaTGCATACCTTTTTTTATTGGACgtaactacacagctagtggtagctggtttgtacTCTATCTAGCTAGTGTTTCCTTTCAACTTGAAAAATGCAATAGTATGTTTccgttttgttttaaaatacttttataatatatgtaaattacttttagactttattgaatttacttttatatgtctaagaagtaacttagtcaaatctaaaagtaacttttatatatatatatatatatatatatatatatatatatatatatatatatatatatatatatatatatatatatatatatatatatatatatatatatatatatatatatatatatatatatatatatatatatatatatgataaaagtaacttatgtatataataaaagtaatttacaaaaataaatatgttttcatcgtaatataatcatgtaagatcttgttgtgaagatttaattgtaacgaacaaaatggtgtaatcggattgtaaatcggataagtaatttgagagaaaactttataagaagaaagaaaaagacatGTATGTCTAAGAGGAAAAACAAGCATGCACGTTAGCACGTGTAGCAGTCCTTCTCACAAATTGGTTCGTCGCTGGTTAACGCTAAACCGAGAGGCTTCTCGGTTTATATTTTGCCTTTCTTAGAACCCGTTTGCTGAGTTATGAGAGGAAACAGAGCCATCGTGGTTTTCCTAAGGTGGTTGCTCCTTTTATTACGGAACTAGATCCTCCACATGAATAATTCTGTACACCCAAAACAAACGAAATAATagcctaaaacctgttttctcAAAAAACATTCATAAAACCAGTTCTTTTTTCTGACATACCTCTAATAATGCTAGCTTGGCATGTTTGAAAAGCGCTATAAAATAGATATTACAAATTGAAAATATATCTAAGCTACCGGCACACAcaccgtgcacaccaactatgGACCTTTACTAACATCatttctctctatctctctctcaggCTGCCCTGTGAGCTTTGAGAACCAGAACTACACGACCATCACCAGCAAGTGCAAATCGCCATGGCCTGCCGACCTCTGCTGCCCAGCTCTGAACGAGTTCGCATGCAATTTCAGCCAATATATCAACGACGAAAGCACCAACTGCGCAGAATCGATGTGGGTCTACCTCAACGCCCATGGAAGCTATCCAGCTGGCCTGTTTTCAAACGAGTGCGCAGTGCTTGACTGCAACGGTAACAATAGCACCATTAGTACTAACCAAACTGCTAATGGAAGCGGCACCCGAGGGGCTAAAGGAATATCAGAGATGTACTCACTTGTGACGACCTTAATTGTATCTGGACTCCCGGTGTTATTGTTCTACTGAAtgaagtactctctccgtttcacaatgtaagtcattctagcatttcccacattcatattgatgctaatgaatctagatagatatagaatgacttacattgtaaaacggaggaagtaagaaAAGATACACTATCACACAGAATGGACATGTTACAGTTGTGGTAATAAGTTGCGTTtcagcatatatatacattacGAGATAAGAGTACCCCcagatttccttttttttttcttcttaatttTCTTTCATGGCATTTACACTCATTcaatacatgtggatattttttttcttcttttgagcAATAATGCTTCTCTTTACTCTTGTAAATTTATGAACTTTTGGTTaagcttttttttccctctacgGCTTCTTTTACGAGAAACGGGCGAGAGAGGCTCCTACTATGTTAAATTCAAATTAAACATATTTAGatgatatgtaaaaaaaattaaaagaaaaacagttATGCGAGATTGTCTATCCATGGTTGCCAGATTGGTTTATCTATCTCCTTTGCCTATACAAAGGTTAAGTCAAAGTCTTCCATGCAAAACTTCTTCCAGTGTTGGACAGATTGTTGTACACCATTGTAAACAAGATCATTGCTTCAGGTCCAAATGTTCCAACAAGAATCCCCACAACATTAACAAACAAAGGGTGCCCAAATCGATGTTTGGTTGTTTAATACCACGTGGAAAATCTATTGTCACTTGACTCTCTCATGGGATATATAGAGAGAGTACATATGAGGTAGAGATTATTGCTTCGGCTCCAAATGTTCCAACAAGAATCCCCAACCTTAACAAAGAAACGGTGCCCAAATCGATGTTTGATTGTTTAATACCACGTGGAAAATCTAGTCAGTTAACCCTCTCATTGGGTATATATAGAGAGTACATATAAGGTAGAGACTTGGAGTACATGATAAGTTAGGATAAATTTGTCTCTAGGACTCTATCTTTATCTTGtatttaacttttatttctaatcatacatatatatacttctaACATGCAGTATCTTCATGAACTCCAATTGTAGGTCCCATTGAATTCCAACATAATGCCAAATAACTTTGTGCGAAAgagtaggggtgggcattcggtctagACCAAAAAATTAGTCCGGGTAGTTCGGTCTTTCAAATATTCGGTCTTCACAAATTGAAAACCGAAGTAGCGAACAAAAATTAGCGGACCGAACAATTCGGTTAACCGAAAGTTCGGTCCGGTCTTCGGTCTCCACCGAATCGACCGAAGATAGATGGACTGCGGAGAGTCGGAGATCTGGTCTCATGCGACGACCTGGAAGCAGGCGGCGGTGCAGAGGCGGACTGCAGGCGGAGGCAGGAGGCGACGCAGAAGCGGGCAAGCGGCTGTGCGACGAGCATTAGCCCGGGCTGCTCGCGAaggcaggaggcggcgcggaAGGCAGCGGCATGACGACTGACGAGCGGCCCGGCCGGGCAGGGCGCAGCTGCCAACCGCGCAGGCTGCAGGCAGTGGCGCAAGAAACCAGGTTCTAAGCGGCATGGAGGCTAGGCGCGACTACTCATGGGCAGCCGAGCAGCGCGGGTGGGGATGCGAAGGCGGGCGGCTGGGGCACTCGGCTCGCCGTAAATTTGATAATTTGACATTTATAGAAAACTTATTTGAAAAGTGAGCCGTgtcaaaaacttatttaaaaaatgagcCATTGGCTCAGCGCCACAAACATTGACGCCAAGATATTATCCGAGGTGGCACGAAATTACCGTGTCATCAGAGCTCAGCGCCACTGCGCTTGGCGCTGAGCTGTCTACTAGATAAAAGGGCCAAAGGCTTTTTTAGATAGCAACACATGTTTGGTGAAGTGGTGTAGTCCCTTTTCTCTTTCTCAAGATGTCTCGGGTTTGAGTCCTCCTTCATGcaaatttttgttttcttttctcagCTGCTACAAGTACTCTCCTGTTACATATACTAGGTCTTGTTTggattgttttattttttaaaaaacaagtaTACTATATATTACGGCTTCgtccaatttttaaataaaattagaaGAGTAGGGTTAGAAAAGGTTTAAAAAGAGAAAACGAATGTTCAAGGGATTCGAACCTGGGACTTCCACGATGAGATGAAAGTACTACTCCACCACGACCACGTTACACTTTGCAAAAGTAGGATTGCACAGATTTTTATACGGTAAACAGCTCAGTGCCA
The Oryza sativa Japonica Group chromosome 6, ASM3414082v1 DNA segment above includes these coding regions:
- the LOC136351275 gene encoding GPI-anchored protein LLG1-like; the encoded protein is MADLNLVFLFFLLLSPPILSDGVLQVMGTSMNRRSLLQAKGGCPVSFENQNYTTITSKCKSPWPADLCCPALNEFACNFSQYINDESTNCAESMWVYLNAHGSYPAGLFSNECAVLDCNGNNSTISTNQTANGSGTRGAKGISEMYSLVTTLIVSGLPVLLFY